Proteins co-encoded in one Pyramidobacter porci genomic window:
- a CDS encoding glycosyltransferase, with protein sequence MRVLMLGWEFPPDKSGGLGTACYGITQALLRKGTDVLFIMPQTRLTEHPESHVRLRSASGTLIPVVSRSEPEAGRAMAAPDSHSQNGTRPRQNCSIAELQQFAARMVVRGIRSSLRPYDSAVRYEQRLGQRGANRRTKSAGGKGEIFRRLGLPQFDGSIQPADAAASPSQPQDAAVRWKPVEIHGGYGQDLMSEVYRYSLAAAQIAREEDFDVIHVHDWMTYPAGILIKQITGKPLITHIHALEHDRSGENVNPEIAHIEWAGMTAADRVVAVSYYTKSKVMRLYQIPDEKIEVVHNAVNRNESQLGWRGIPPHREKRVLFMGRITYQKGPDYFVEAARLVHERMPDVHFVMAGSGDMFYRMVRRIAQLGMGTAFHFPGFQSGVNVERMYASCDLYVMPSVSEPFGIAPLEAMICDTPVILSRQSGVAEVVRNALKVDFWDVQEMANKICAVLAYPKLAEAMVKNSREDLRRIRWSEAADRLNAIYRDCIRRS encoded by the coding sequence ATGCGCGTGCTCATGCTTGGCTGGGAGTTTCCGCCCGACAAAAGCGGAGGCCTTGGCACCGCTTGTTACGGCATCACGCAGGCGCTGCTGCGAAAAGGCACCGACGTGCTTTTCATCATGCCGCAGACTCGCTTGACCGAGCACCCCGAGTCGCACGTCAGGCTGCGTTCCGCTTCGGGAACGCTGATCCCCGTCGTCTCGCGGAGCGAACCGGAGGCGGGGCGCGCCATGGCCGCGCCGGACAGCCATTCCCAAAACGGTACAAGGCCGCGGCAAAACTGCAGCATCGCGGAGCTTCAGCAGTTTGCCGCGCGGATGGTCGTGCGCGGCATCAGGTCGAGCCTCCGCCCCTACGACAGCGCGGTACGTTACGAACAACGACTCGGCCAGCGCGGGGCAAACCGCCGAACCAAAAGCGCCGGCGGAAAAGGCGAAATCTTTCGCCGCCTCGGGCTGCCGCAGTTCGACGGGAGCATTCAACCCGCCGACGCCGCTGCGTCGCCCTCACAGCCGCAAGACGCGGCCGTCCGCTGGAAGCCAGTCGAAATCCACGGCGGTTATGGTCAAGATCTGATGTCCGAAGTATACCGCTACAGTCTCGCGGCCGCGCAGATCGCGCGCGAAGAAGATTTTGACGTGATCCACGTGCACGACTGGATGACTTACCCGGCGGGGATCCTCATCAAGCAGATCACCGGCAAGCCGCTGATCACTCACATCCACGCGCTGGAACACGACCGCAGCGGCGAAAACGTCAATCCCGAGATCGCCCACATCGAGTGGGCCGGCATGACCGCCGCCGACCGCGTGGTCGCCGTAAGCTATTACACCAAGAGCAAAGTGATGCGCCTTTACCAGATTCCCGACGAAAAAATCGAAGTCGTCCACAACGCCGTCAACCGCAACGAATCGCAGCTGGGCTGGCGAGGCATCCCGCCGCATCGGGAGAAGCGCGTGCTTTTCATGGGCCGCATTACCTACCAAAAAGGGCCCGACTACTTCGTCGAAGCCGCTCGGCTCGTGCATGAACGCATGCCCGACGTGCACTTCGTCATGGCCGGCAGCGGCGACATGTTCTACCGCATGGTGCGCCGCATCGCCCAGCTGGGCATGGGGACCGCGTTCCACTTTCCCGGCTTCCAGTCCGGCGTGAACGTGGAACGGATGTATGCCAGCTGCGACCTTTACGTCATGCCCAGCGTCTCCGAACCCTTCGGCATCGCCCCGCTGGAAGCCATGATCTGCGACACGCCGGTGATCCTTTCGCGGCAGTCCGGCGTCGCCGAAGTGGTGCGCAACGCGCTGAAGGTGGACTTTTGGGACGTTCAGGAGATGGCCAACAAAATCTGCGCCGTGCTCGCCTACCCGAAACTGGCCGAAGCGATGGTGAAGAACAGTCGCGAGGATCTGCGCCGCATCCGCTGGTCTGAAGCCGCCGATCGCCTGAACGCAATTTACCGTGACTGCATCCGGAGGAGTTGA
- a CDS encoding glycoside hydrolase family 57 protein, with protein MPSICFYFQVHQPYRLRHYSFFDIGQDHFYEDAEVNRTILDKVAQKCYLPMNELLLKMIRRWEGRFRVAFSLSGTAMDQFEEYQPEILDSFRTLVDTGCVELISETYAHSLAALYDPDEFRAQVALHDKLIKKHFGATPRVFRNTELIYRNDIARMVEDMGYEAILTEGADHILGWRSPNYMYQPSSCTKLKLLLKNYRLSDDIAFRFSNRGWDQWPLTAEKFAGWAHAVNGAGELINLFMDYETFGEHQWAETGIFDFMEALPAAIFADPNFDFVTPSQAAERYSPIARIDVPNAISWADVERDLTAWIGNDMECDAIETVYSLKEKVLADGDEGILRTWRRLQTSDHFYYMCTKWFSDGDVHKYFNPYGTPYDAYINYMNVLSDFKMTLDG; from the coding sequence ATGCCATCGATCTGTTTCTATTTCCAGGTTCATCAGCCGTATCGGCTGCGACACTACAGCTTCTTCGACATCGGGCAGGATCATTTCTACGAGGACGCCGAAGTCAACCGCACCATCCTCGATAAAGTGGCGCAGAAATGTTATCTGCCCATGAACGAACTGTTGCTGAAAATGATCCGTCGCTGGGAAGGGCGCTTCCGCGTCGCGTTTTCGCTCTCGGGCACAGCCATGGATCAGTTCGAAGAGTACCAGCCGGAAATTCTCGACAGCTTCCGCACGCTTGTCGACACGGGCTGCGTCGAACTGATCTCGGAGACCTACGCCCATTCGCTGGCCGCGTTGTACGATCCCGACGAGTTCCGCGCGCAAGTCGCGCTGCACGACAAGCTGATCAAAAAACACTTCGGCGCGACGCCGCGCGTGTTCCGCAACACCGAGCTGATCTACCGCAACGACATCGCGCGCATGGTCGAGGACATGGGCTACGAGGCGATCCTCACCGAAGGCGCCGACCACATCCTCGGCTGGCGCAGCCCCAACTACATGTACCAGCCGTCAAGCTGCACGAAGCTGAAGCTGCTGCTCAAGAACTACCGGCTGTCCGACGACATCGCCTTTCGCTTTTCCAACCGCGGCTGGGATCAATGGCCGCTCACCGCCGAAAAGTTCGCCGGCTGGGCGCACGCCGTCAACGGAGCCGGCGAACTGATCAACCTCTTCATGGACTACGAGACGTTCGGCGAACACCAATGGGCCGAAACGGGCATCTTCGACTTCATGGAGGCGCTGCCGGCTGCCATTTTCGCCGATCCGAACTTCGATTTCGTCACGCCCTCGCAGGCGGCCGAGCGTTACTCGCCCATCGCCCGCATCGACGTGCCCAACGCCATTTCCTGGGCCGACGTGGAACGTGACCTGACCGCCTGGATCGGCAACGACATGGAATGCGACGCCATCGAGACCGTTTACTCGCTCAAGGAAAAAGTTCTGGCCGACGGCGACGAAGGCATTTTGCGCACCTGGCGGCGGCTGCAGACGTCGGATCATTTCTACTACATGTGCACCAAATGGTTCTCCGACGGCGACGTGCACAAATACTTCAATCCCTACGGCACGCCCTACGACGCCTATATCAATTACATGAACGTGCTGTCCGACTTCAAAATGACGCTGGACGGCTAA
- the glgP gene encoding alpha-glucan family phosphorylase — protein sequence MTHKDSAQLPATLFEVSWEVCNKVGGIYTVVATKARQAVERFGQNYFLLGPARDKNPGFIEASSEGEEGRLWETFRRAAALHNLKCRFGRWDIPGSPKAVLVDWKERYNQNQILYDLWRDFGVDSLTGAWDYVEPVMFSMACGEAIAAFSQVISDENEGERAVTAHFHEWMCGAGLLYLKKHAPSISTVFTTHATVLGRSMAGAGRDIYAEMDQINAAREADNFNITAKCSMETAAAREADCFTTVSALTAHEAAAFLGRRPDLVTPNGLSLSSIPDYSGDRSAPAANKKKILAAVGRLLCRPLPENSRLFLISGRYEFRNKGIDLFLDAAAALNRSRSAGEPPVIALCAVMNGHNGIDERALSGDPVQKPDDAPFWITAHRVFDKVHDPILNACARLGLDNRPENAVQVVLNPALLDGQDGLFGMTYDDVLSACDAGIFPSWYEPWGYTPQEAAANSVPTVTSDLAGFGLWAREQGENEGIVVIERSHTPYEATVKKLASLMGELASLPEKALTERRAAARALAEKTDWSTFYRHYDDAYALAANQARERVATRPVSRMDDEILTRVFTGTPSVTPLLHGFTSSVKLPDKLSRLDELAHNLWWTWHPEYEPLFRRVDPALWDKIGHNAVELLGKTDHGRFVELAQNEGYVQLYGRALERFDADMKAPFDKSIPELTATTPVAYFSTEYGIHESLPIYSGGLGVLSGDHLKSASDLRIPLVAVGLLYKCGYFQQKIAPDGHQTALYPENNFRLLPISRVKNEKTGEHLYVSLDLPGRTLFARVWKVQVGRVPLYLLDTDTPKNTEEDRRITERLYVADRDTRIRQEILLGMGGPRALAALGYHPRAYHMNEGHSAFMVLERIRHLCLTRGLSFAAAREVVRGDSVFTTHTPVDAGNERFSAELMHRYFDELARRIGVSRDELMNLGTRPGTSGDFEMTLLALNHAMRSNGVSRLHGGVSRAMWQFNWKGVPTEEIPIGYITNGVHLNSFAGSPAAALLATAVGADWSALPPQSPQWRNVEQIADAEVWQAKQEQKKVLLDLLKKTSPKAFQKASSEWKQAPLVIGFARRFAPYKRATLVLADLARLTKILSDARRPVILVFSGKAHPADTQGNDLIQKIVLASRNEFFGKFFFIPNYNLDVARIMVQGCDVWLNTPRRPYEASGTSGQKAAPNGTLNLSVSDGWWCEGDNGLNGWTIGPRVTSIHDAPAEQSDYADAESLYALLEDEVAPLYFERSDDGLPHGWIARMKNSIATLSPQYSSARMVRQYFEECYRPAAQRHVKMRAQNRLLPRTLAAWKADAGARFAGVRIDQIQVQGLVQNAVACTDPLSVTAYVVPGAMKPEELQLQFVAGRSDERNFIEKPDVLALPCTGSDDQGRLVYQGAYTPTHNGRYLYGLRVLAYNPDLDNLFDTGLIQWG from the coding sequence ATGACGCATAAGGATTCGGCCCAGCTTCCCGCCACGCTCTTCGAAGTTTCATGGGAAGTGTGCAACAAAGTCGGCGGCATTTACACCGTGGTCGCCACCAAGGCCCGGCAGGCCGTGGAGCGCTTCGGACAGAACTATTTTCTGCTCGGTCCGGCGCGCGACAAGAACCCTGGATTCATCGAGGCTTCCTCCGAAGGCGAGGAAGGCCGCCTGTGGGAGACGTTCCGACGCGCCGCGGCGCTTCACAATCTGAAATGCCGCTTCGGGCGCTGGGACATCCCCGGTTCGCCCAAAGCGGTCCTGGTGGATTGGAAGGAACGCTACAATCAGAATCAGATCCTTTACGATCTGTGGCGCGACTTCGGCGTCGATTCGCTCACCGGCGCGTGGGACTACGTGGAACCGGTGATGTTCAGCATGGCCTGCGGCGAGGCGATCGCGGCGTTTTCGCAGGTCATCTCCGACGAGAACGAAGGCGAACGCGCCGTCACCGCCCATTTTCACGAGTGGATGTGCGGCGCCGGCCTGCTCTATTTGAAAAAGCACGCGCCTTCCATTTCCACGGTGTTCACCACTCACGCCACCGTACTGGGACGCTCCATGGCCGGGGCGGGACGCGACATCTACGCCGAGATGGATCAGATCAACGCGGCGCGCGAAGCCGACAACTTCAACATCACCGCCAAGTGTTCCATGGAAACGGCCGCCGCGCGCGAAGCCGACTGTTTCACGACGGTCAGCGCCCTCACGGCTCACGAGGCGGCGGCGTTTCTCGGCCGCCGTCCCGACCTGGTGACGCCGAACGGCCTGAGCCTGAGCTCCATTCCCGATTACAGCGGCGACCGTTCCGCGCCCGCCGCCAACAAGAAGAAAATTCTCGCCGCCGTCGGCCGACTGCTGTGCCGTCCGCTGCCGGAAAACAGCCGCCTGTTCCTGATCTCCGGACGTTACGAGTTCCGCAACAAAGGCATCGACCTGTTTCTCGACGCCGCGGCGGCACTGAACCGCTCGCGTTCCGCGGGCGAACCGCCCGTCATCGCCCTGTGCGCCGTCATGAACGGACACAACGGCATTGACGAGCGGGCGCTCTCGGGCGATCCCGTCCAGAAGCCCGACGACGCGCCTTTCTGGATCACCGCCCATCGAGTGTTCGACAAGGTCCACGACCCGATCCTGAACGCCTGCGCCCGCCTCGGCTTGGACAACCGTCCCGAAAACGCCGTGCAGGTGGTCCTCAACCCCGCCTTGCTGGACGGGCAGGACGGCCTCTTCGGCATGACCTACGACGATGTGCTGTCAGCCTGCGACGCGGGGATCTTCCCCTCGTGGTACGAGCCGTGGGGATACACGCCTCAGGAGGCCGCGGCCAATTCCGTGCCGACCGTCACCAGCGATCTGGCGGGCTTCGGCCTGTGGGCGCGCGAACAGGGCGAGAACGAGGGCATCGTCGTCATTGAACGCAGCCATACGCCTTACGAGGCGACGGTGAAAAAACTGGCCTCTTTGATGGGCGAGCTGGCTTCGCTGCCGGAGAAAGCGCTGACGGAACGCCGCGCCGCCGCCCGCGCGCTGGCCGAAAAGACCGATTGGTCCACCTTCTACCGGCACTACGATGACGCCTACGCCCTCGCCGCAAATCAAGCTCGCGAGCGCGTGGCCACGCGGCCGGTTTCGCGCATGGACGACGAGATCCTGACGCGCGTCTTCACCGGCACGCCGTCGGTGACGCCGCTGCTGCACGGTTTCACCAGTTCGGTCAAGCTCCCGGACAAGTTGAGCCGCCTCGACGAACTGGCGCACAATCTCTGGTGGACTTGGCATCCTGAATACGAGCCGCTGTTCCGCCGCGTCGATCCGGCCCTGTGGGACAAAATCGGTCACAACGCTGTCGAGCTGCTGGGGAAAACCGATCATGGCCGATTTGTCGAGCTGGCGCAGAACGAAGGATACGTGCAGCTTTACGGCCGCGCCCTGGAACGATTCGACGCCGACATGAAGGCGCCTTTCGACAAGTCGATTCCCGAATTGACGGCTACAACGCCCGTCGCCTACTTTTCGACCGAGTACGGTATTCACGAAAGTCTGCCCATTTACTCCGGCGGTCTCGGCGTGCTTTCCGGCGACCACCTCAAGTCGGCCAGCGACCTGCGCATCCCGCTGGTCGCCGTGGGGCTGCTCTACAAGTGCGGTTATTTCCAGCAGAAAATCGCTCCCGACGGGCACCAAACGGCGCTTTATCCCGAGAACAATTTCCGGCTGCTGCCCATCAGCCGCGTCAAAAACGAAAAGACCGGCGAACACCTTTACGTGTCGCTCGACCTGCCGGGGCGCACGCTTTTCGCCCGCGTCTGGAAAGTTCAGGTCGGGCGCGTGCCGCTCTATCTGCTCGACACCGACACGCCCAAGAACACCGAGGAAGACCGCCGCATCACCGAACGCCTCTACGTGGCCGACCGCGACACGCGCATCCGCCAGGAAATCCTGCTCGGCATGGGGGGACCGCGCGCGCTGGCGGCGCTGGGCTATCATCCGCGCGCCTACCACATGAACGAAGGGCATTCGGCCTTCATGGTCCTGGAACGCATCCGCCATCTCTGCCTGACCCGCGGCCTCAGCTTCGCCGCCGCCCGCGAAGTAGTGCGCGGCGACAGCGTCTTCACCACGCACACGCCCGTGGACGCCGGCAACGAACGCTTTTCCGCCGAGCTCATGCACCGCTATTTCGACGAGCTGGCGCGGCGCATCGGCGTCAGCCGCGACGAGCTGATGAACCTGGGCACCCGCCCGGGAACTTCCGGCGATTTCGAGATGACGCTGCTGGCGCTGAACCACGCCATGCGCAGCAACGGCGTCAGCCGCCTCCATGGCGGCGTGTCGCGCGCCATGTGGCAGTTCAACTGGAAAGGCGTGCCCACGGAAGAGATTCCCATCGGCTACATCACCAACGGCGTGCACCTGAACAGCTTTGCGGGCTCCCCCGCGGCGGCGCTGCTCGCAACGGCGGTGGGCGCGGACTGGAGCGCGCTGCCGCCGCAGTCGCCGCAATGGCGAAATGTAGAACAGATCGCCGACGCCGAAGTGTGGCAGGCCAAGCAGGAACAGAAAAAAGTCCTGCTGGATCTGCTCAAGAAGACGTCGCCCAAGGCGTTCCAAAAAGCCTCCTCCGAATGGAAACAAGCGCCGCTTGTGATCGGTTTCGCGCGCCGTTTCGCGCCCTACAAGCGCGCCACGCTCGTCCTCGCCGATCTGGCGCGGCTGACGAAGATCCTCTCGGACGCCCGGCGTCCCGTGATCCTCGTCTTTTCCGGCAAAGCCCATCCGGCCGACACGCAGGGCAACGACCTGATCCAGAAAATCGTGCTCGCCAGCCGAAACGAATTCTTCGGCAAATTCTTTTTCATCCCCAACTACAACCTCGACGTCGCCAGAATCATGGTGCAGGGCTGCGACGTGTGGCTGAACACGCCGCGCCGCCCCTACGAAGCCAGCGGCACCAGCGGCCAGAAAGCGGCCCCCAACGGTACGCTCAACCTGAGCGTGTCCGACGGCTGGTGGTGCGAAGGCGACAACGGCCTCAACGGCTGGACCATCGGCCCCCGCGTCACCTCCATTCACGACGCGCCCGCCGAGCAGAGCGATTACGCCGACGCCGAAAGCCTTTATGCGCTGCTGGAAGACGAAGTAGCGCCGCTCTACTTCGAACGCTCCGACGACGGCCTCCCCCACGGCTGGATCGCGCGCATGAAAAACAGTATTGCCACGCTGAGCCCGCAGTACAGCAGCGCACGCATGGTACGCCAGTACTTCGAAGAATGTTACCGCCCGGCTGCGCAGCGCCACGTGAAAATGCGCGCCCAAAACCGCCTGCTGCCCCGCACGCTCGCGGCATGGAAAGCCGACGCTGGAGCGCGCTTCGCCGGCGTACGCATCGACCAGATCCAAGTCCAGGGCCTCGTGCAGAACGCCGTGGCCTGCACCGATCCGCTCAGCGTCACCGCGTATGTCGTGCCCGGCGCCATGAAACCCGAAGAACTGCAGCTCCAGTTCGTGGCCGGACGCAGCGACGAGCGCAACTTCATCGAAAAACCCGACGTGCTCGCGCTCCCCTGCACCGGCAGCGACGATCAGGGACGCCTCGTCTATCAAGGCGCCTACACGCCCACCCACAACGGCCGCTACCTTTACGGCCTGCGCGTCCTCGCCTACAATCCCGACCTTGACAACCTGTTCGACACGGGCCTGATCCAGTGGGGCTAG
- a CDS encoding IS5 family transposase (programmed frameshift) → MEITQGQYERIEKHLPRQRGNVSMSNLQLINAILYVTENGCKWRALPKSYGNWHTIYVRMNRWSKNDVLQRLFEALQMENIIRIRVESVCLDSTSAKVHPNGTGALKKGGKQTIGRSRGGLATKIHMVTATDRSAVSFALSGGEAHDSPEGLALLDKLIRVPEQKYIPMDRAYEGESMRKKAMEKGYSPVVPPKSNRRDPWEYDKERYKQRNEIERYFLRLKRFRRIFTRYDKLDVLFCGFIYFAMIVDAF, encoded by the exons ATGGAAATTACGCAAGGACAATATGAGCGAATTGAAAAACACTTGCCCCGTCAGCGCGGGAATGTGAGCATGAGCAATCTCCAACTGATCAATGCGATACTGTATGTCACCGAAAACGGCTGTAAATGGAGGGCATTGCCGAAATCCTATGGAAACTGGCATACGATTTATGTACGCATGAACAGGTGGAGCAAAAACGACGTTTTACAGCGCCTGTTCGAAGCGTTGCAAATGGAGAACATTATTCGCATAAGAGTCGAATCGGTCTGCCTGGACAGCACTTCGGCAAAGGTCCATCCCAACGGAACAGGCGCTTTAAAAAAAG GAGGAAAACAGACCATTGGAAGATCGAGAGGCGGGCTCGCAACGAAGATTCATATGGTCACCGCAACTGACAGATCGGCTGTCAGCTTCGCGCTCTCCGGAGGAGAAGCCCATGACTCGCCGGAAGGCCTGGCTCTGCTTGACAAGCTCATAAGAGTTCCAGAGCAAAAATACATCCCGATGGACAGAGCTTACGAGGGAGAGAGTATGCGGAAGAAAGCGATGGAGAAAGGGTATTCTCCGGTTGTTCCTCCCAAATCGAACCGCAGAGATCCATGGGAGTATGATAAAGAGAGATATAAGCAACGCAACGAGATCGAGCGATATTTCCTGCGTCTTAAGCGATTTCGGAGAATATTTACCCGTTACGATAAACTTGACGTGCTGTTTTGTGGATTCATCTACTTTGCTATGATTGTAGATGCGTTTTAG
- a CDS encoding GntR family transcriptional regulator, producing the protein MQKKTGVALYYQVIEYIREKIESGEWSAETRIPSEPDLCSQFGVSRATIRQALNGLVQEGLIVKRQGIGTFVAQPALVGDLIRFVIPEKLGSQHSIISINAISPTLSIINRLKLKADDKVIEIYRIRLFSNSKEPGSLEKTYLPQEIWNGISGYDFTQPIYKMIKERYHYEMKHLLSEVRPIAINDDEALYLQLPSQTLALLLYRTWLEKDKPIMFTKIIFPADKCRYLSIS; encoded by the coding sequence GTGCAGAAAAAAACAGGTGTTGCTTTATATTATCAAGTGATTGAATACATTCGAGAAAAAATTGAAAGTGGGGAGTGGTCCGCAGAAACAAGGATTCCTAGTGAACCTGATTTATGTTCGCAATTTGGCGTTTCTCGTGCTACGATCAGACAGGCTCTGAACGGACTAGTTCAAGAAGGTCTTATTGTCAAACGTCAAGGCATAGGAACGTTCGTAGCTCAGCCTGCTCTTGTAGGGGATTTGATTAGATTTGTGATTCCAGAGAAATTAGGATCACAGCATTCAATTATTAGCATAAACGCGATTAGTCCAACATTATCAATAATAAATCGACTGAAGCTAAAGGCAGATGATAAGGTTATTGAAATATATAGAATTCGTCTTTTCTCTAACTCTAAAGAACCAGGGTCACTAGAAAAAACTTACTTGCCTCAGGAAATCTGGAATGGTATTAGCGGATATGATTTTACTCAACCTATTTATAAGATGATTAAAGAGAGATATCATTACGAAATGAAACACTTGCTCTCTGAAGTACGACCAATAGCTATAAATGATGATGAAGCCTTATATCTACAGTTACCTTCCCAAACACTAGCGTTACTGTTATACCGTACATGGCTAGAGAAAGACAAACCAATTATGTTCACTAAAATTATTTTTCCAGCAGATAAATGTCGCTACCTTTCTATTAGTTGA